A single region of the Mangifera indica cultivar Alphonso unplaced genomic scaffold, CATAS_Mindica_2.1 Un_0030, whole genome shotgun sequence genome encodes:
- the LOC123206271 gene encoding probable galacturonosyltransferase 7 isoform X2: MKGGGGGGGLSVTGKWRWRGLVIGVLFLVILSMLVHLAFLLGVRNGFHSPNPNGYVPVQHTSVSNDRSVHINEIVAKLAPKLSKDVLRKSTAGTENQTTDRNVMQSGQHKEALPVEPHTVLPPPPNTIDTSYAAKIEGTDVKGGINENENCDLKFGSYCLWRKAHREDMKDSMVKKLKDQLFVARAYYPSIAKLPSQSRLTRELRQNIQELERVLSESATDANLPQEIGEKSQKTEAAIVRAKSFPVDCNNIDKKLRQIFDLTEGEASFHMKQNAFLYRLAVQTMPKSLHCLSMKLTVEYFKSPYLDLERSQADKYSDPLLHHYVIFSNNVLASSVVINSTVMHSKESESQVFHVLTDEQNYFAMKLWFFRNAFKEATVQVLNIEKFSLDYYDKATLSHLLLPVEFRVSFLNVDDSSTQERTQYLSVFSDVHYLLPEIFQSLEKVVVLDDDVVVQKDLSVLWNLDMGGKVNGAVQFCSVTLGLLKSYLGEKNFNKNSCAWMSGLNLVDLARWRELDLTKTYRKMAREQVSVGEESIEAAALPASLLTFQDLIYALDGVGALSGLGHDYGLDVHNIKQAAVLHYNGNMKPWLELGIPRYKQYWKKFLNPEDQFFSECNVHA; the protein is encoded by the exons ATGAAAGGCGGTGGTGGTGGGGGCGGGCTGTCAGTTACCGGAAAATGGCGATGGAGAGGTCTGGTGATTGGAGTACTCTTTCTCGTTATTCTTTCTATGCTAGTTCATCTGGCGTTTTTGCTCGGTGTTCGCAATGGCTTTCACTCTCCCAATCCCAACG GATATGTCCCCGTGCAACACACTTCAGTTTCG AATGACCGATCAGTCCATATTAATGAAATTGTGGCAAAACTAGCACCAAAGCTTTCAAAG GATGTGCTTAGAAAATCGACTGCTGGAACTGAAAATCAGACCACTGATAGGAATGTTATGCAGAGTGGTCAGCATAAAGAAG CTTTACCAGTTGAACCTCACACTGTGCTGCCACCACCTCCAAATACGATT GATACTAGCTATGCTGCAAAAATTGAAGGCACAGATGTCAAAGGTGgtattaatgaaaatgaaaattgtgatttgaaatTTGGGAGCTATTGCCTTTGGCGCAAAGCACATAGAGAAGACATGAAGGATTCTATGGTAAAGAAATTGAAGGACCAGCTTTTCGTGGCCAGAGCATACTATCCTAGTATTGCAAAACTTCCATCACAGAGTAGATTAACTCGTGAATTGAGACAAAATATTCAAGAATTGGAGCGTGTTCTTAGTGAAAGTGCTACAGATGCTAATCTTCCACAAGA GATTGGAGAGAAGTCACAAAAGACGGAAGCAGCAATAGTCAGAGCTAAATCATTCCCTGTGGACTGTAATAATATTGACAAGAAACTGAggcaaatatttgatttgactgAGGGTGAAGCTAGCTTCCACATGAAGCAGAATGCATTCCTTTACCGGCTAGCAGTTCAAACTATGCCAAAGAGTCTTCACTGTTTATCTATGAAACTAACTGTGGAATATTTCAAATCTCCTTATCTGGATCTGGAGCGTTCTCAGGCTGATAAATATTCAGATCCCCTATTGCATCACTATGTTATATTCTCCAATAATGTGCTCGCTTCATCAGTTGTAATAAACTCAACAGTTATGCATTCAAAA GAGAGTGAGAGTCAGGTTTTCCATGTGCTGACTGATGAACAGAATTACTTTGCAATGAAACTATGGTTCTTCAGAAACGCTTTTAAAGAAGCCACTGTTCAAGTGTTGAACATTGAAAAATTCAGTCTGGACTACTATGACAAGGCAACTCTTTCACATCTGTTATTGCCTGTGGAGTTTCGAGTTTCTTTCCTTAATGTTGATGATTCATCAACCCAAGAAAGAACACAATACTTATCAGTTTTTTCTGATGTGCACTATCTTCTACCTGAGATATTTCAGAGTTTAGAGAAGGTTGTGGTTCTGGATGATGATGTTGTTGTACAGAAAGACTTGTCAGTACTGTGGAACCTTGACATGGGAGGCAAAGTAAACGGTGCTGTGCAATTCTGCTCTGTGACATTGGGTCTGCTGAAGAGTTATTTGGGTGAAaagaatttcaataaaaattcttgtgCTTGGATGTCTGGATTGAATTTAGTTGATCTGGCAAGGTGGAGAGAGCTGGATCTTACTAAAACTTACAGGAAGATGGCAAGAGAG CAGGTGAGCGTTGGAGAGGAATCAATTGAAGCTGCTGCTCTGCCCGCAAGTTTGCTCACCTTTCAGGACCTAATTTATGCTCTTGATGGTGTAGGGGCGTTGTCAGGACTTGGTCACGATTATGGTCTTGATGTCCACAACATCAAGCAAGCTGCAGTTTTGCACTATAACGGAAACATGAAACCTTGGCTGGAGCTGGGAATTCCAAGATACAAGCAATACTGGAAGAAGTTTTTGAATCCAGAAGATCAATTTTTTAGTGAATGCAATGTCCATGCATAA
- the LOC123206271 gene encoding probable galacturonosyltransferase 7 isoform X1 — MKGGGGGGGLSVTGKWRWRGLVIGVLFLVILSMLVHLAFLLGVRNGFHSPNPNGYVPVQHTSVSNGDNDRSSISNANNDTENDRSVHINEIVAKLAPKLSKDVLRKSTAGTENQTTDRNVMQSGQHKEALPVEPHTVLPPPPNTIDTSYAAKIEGTDVKGGINENENCDLKFGSYCLWRKAHREDMKDSMVKKLKDQLFVARAYYPSIAKLPSQSRLTRELRQNIQELERVLSESATDANLPQEIGEKSQKTEAAIVRAKSFPVDCNNIDKKLRQIFDLTEGEASFHMKQNAFLYRLAVQTMPKSLHCLSMKLTVEYFKSPYLDLERSQADKYSDPLLHHYVIFSNNVLASSVVINSTVMHSKESESQVFHVLTDEQNYFAMKLWFFRNAFKEATVQVLNIEKFSLDYYDKATLSHLLLPVEFRVSFLNVDDSSTQERTQYLSVFSDVHYLLPEIFQSLEKVVVLDDDVVVQKDLSVLWNLDMGGKVNGAVQFCSVTLGLLKSYLGEKNFNKNSCAWMSGLNLVDLARWRELDLTKTYRKMAREVSVGEESIEAAALPASLLTFQDLIYALDGVGALSGLGHDYGLDVHNIKQAAVLHYNGNMKPWLELGIPRYKQYWKKFLNPEDQFFSECNVHA, encoded by the exons ATGAAAGGCGGTGGTGGTGGGGGCGGGCTGTCAGTTACCGGAAAATGGCGATGGAGAGGTCTGGTGATTGGAGTACTCTTTCTCGTTATTCTTTCTATGCTAGTTCATCTGGCGTTTTTGCTCGGTGTTCGCAATGGCTTTCACTCTCCCAATCCCAACG GATATGTCCCCGTGCAACACACTTCAGTTTCG AATGGTGATAACGATAGATCCAGCATTAGTAATGCAAACAATGATACTGAG AATGACCGATCAGTCCATATTAATGAAATTGTGGCAAAACTAGCACCAAAGCTTTCAAAG GATGTGCTTAGAAAATCGACTGCTGGAACTGAAAATCAGACCACTGATAGGAATGTTATGCAGAGTGGTCAGCATAAAGAAG CTTTACCAGTTGAACCTCACACTGTGCTGCCACCACCTCCAAATACGATT GATACTAGCTATGCTGCAAAAATTGAAGGCACAGATGTCAAAGGTGgtattaatgaaaatgaaaattgtgatttgaaatTTGGGAGCTATTGCCTTTGGCGCAAAGCACATAGAGAAGACATGAAGGATTCTATGGTAAAGAAATTGAAGGACCAGCTTTTCGTGGCCAGAGCATACTATCCTAGTATTGCAAAACTTCCATCACAGAGTAGATTAACTCGTGAATTGAGACAAAATATTCAAGAATTGGAGCGTGTTCTTAGTGAAAGTGCTACAGATGCTAATCTTCCACAAGA GATTGGAGAGAAGTCACAAAAGACGGAAGCAGCAATAGTCAGAGCTAAATCATTCCCTGTGGACTGTAATAATATTGACAAGAAACTGAggcaaatatttgatttgactgAGGGTGAAGCTAGCTTCCACATGAAGCAGAATGCATTCCTTTACCGGCTAGCAGTTCAAACTATGCCAAAGAGTCTTCACTGTTTATCTATGAAACTAACTGTGGAATATTTCAAATCTCCTTATCTGGATCTGGAGCGTTCTCAGGCTGATAAATATTCAGATCCCCTATTGCATCACTATGTTATATTCTCCAATAATGTGCTCGCTTCATCAGTTGTAATAAACTCAACAGTTATGCATTCAAAA GAGAGTGAGAGTCAGGTTTTCCATGTGCTGACTGATGAACAGAATTACTTTGCAATGAAACTATGGTTCTTCAGAAACGCTTTTAAAGAAGCCACTGTTCAAGTGTTGAACATTGAAAAATTCAGTCTGGACTACTATGACAAGGCAACTCTTTCACATCTGTTATTGCCTGTGGAGTTTCGAGTTTCTTTCCTTAATGTTGATGATTCATCAACCCAAGAAAGAACACAATACTTATCAGTTTTTTCTGATGTGCACTATCTTCTACCTGAGATATTTCAGAGTTTAGAGAAGGTTGTGGTTCTGGATGATGATGTTGTTGTACAGAAAGACTTGTCAGTACTGTGGAACCTTGACATGGGAGGCAAAGTAAACGGTGCTGTGCAATTCTGCTCTGTGACATTGGGTCTGCTGAAGAGTTATTTGGGTGAAaagaatttcaataaaaattcttgtgCTTGGATGTCTGGATTGAATTTAGTTGATCTGGCAAGGTGGAGAGAGCTGGATCTTACTAAAACTTACAGGAAGATGGCAAGAGAG GTGAGCGTTGGAGAGGAATCAATTGAAGCTGCTGCTCTGCCCGCAAGTTTGCTCACCTTTCAGGACCTAATTTATGCTCTTGATGGTGTAGGGGCGTTGTCAGGACTTGGTCACGATTATGGTCTTGATGTCCACAACATCAAGCAAGCTGCAGTTTTGCACTATAACGGAAACATGAAACCTTGGCTGGAGCTGGGAATTCCAAGATACAAGCAATACTGGAAGAAGTTTTTGAATCCAGAAGATCAATTTTTTAGTGAATGCAATGTCCATGCATAA
- the LOC123206271 gene encoding probable galacturonosyltransferase 7 isoform X3 has translation MKGGGGGGGLSVTGKWRWRGLVIGVLFLVILSMLVHLAFLLGVRNGFHSPNPNGYVPVQHTSVSDVLRKSTAGTENQTTDRNVMQSGQHKEALPVEPHTVLPPPPNTIDTSYAAKIEGTDVKGGINENENCDLKFGSYCLWRKAHREDMKDSMVKKLKDQLFVARAYYPSIAKLPSQSRLTRELRQNIQELERVLSESATDANLPQEIGEKSQKTEAAIVRAKSFPVDCNNIDKKLRQIFDLTEGEASFHMKQNAFLYRLAVQTMPKSLHCLSMKLTVEYFKSPYLDLERSQADKYSDPLLHHYVIFSNNVLASSVVINSTVMHSKESESQVFHVLTDEQNYFAMKLWFFRNAFKEATVQVLNIEKFSLDYYDKATLSHLLLPVEFRVSFLNVDDSSTQERTQYLSVFSDVHYLLPEIFQSLEKVVVLDDDVVVQKDLSVLWNLDMGGKVNGAVQFCSVTLGLLKSYLGEKNFNKNSCAWMSGLNLVDLARWRELDLTKTYRKMAREQVSVGEESIEAAALPASLLTFQDLIYALDGVGALSGLGHDYGLDVHNIKQAAVLHYNGNMKPWLELGIPRYKQYWKKFLNPEDQFFSECNVHA, from the exons ATGAAAGGCGGTGGTGGTGGGGGCGGGCTGTCAGTTACCGGAAAATGGCGATGGAGAGGTCTGGTGATTGGAGTACTCTTTCTCGTTATTCTTTCTATGCTAGTTCATCTGGCGTTTTTGCTCGGTGTTCGCAATGGCTTTCACTCTCCCAATCCCAACG GATATGTCCCCGTGCAACACACTTCAGTTTCG GATGTGCTTAGAAAATCGACTGCTGGAACTGAAAATCAGACCACTGATAGGAATGTTATGCAGAGTGGTCAGCATAAAGAAG CTTTACCAGTTGAACCTCACACTGTGCTGCCACCACCTCCAAATACGATT GATACTAGCTATGCTGCAAAAATTGAAGGCACAGATGTCAAAGGTGgtattaatgaaaatgaaaattgtgatttgaaatTTGGGAGCTATTGCCTTTGGCGCAAAGCACATAGAGAAGACATGAAGGATTCTATGGTAAAGAAATTGAAGGACCAGCTTTTCGTGGCCAGAGCATACTATCCTAGTATTGCAAAACTTCCATCACAGAGTAGATTAACTCGTGAATTGAGACAAAATATTCAAGAATTGGAGCGTGTTCTTAGTGAAAGTGCTACAGATGCTAATCTTCCACAAGA GATTGGAGAGAAGTCACAAAAGACGGAAGCAGCAATAGTCAGAGCTAAATCATTCCCTGTGGACTGTAATAATATTGACAAGAAACTGAggcaaatatttgatttgactgAGGGTGAAGCTAGCTTCCACATGAAGCAGAATGCATTCCTTTACCGGCTAGCAGTTCAAACTATGCCAAAGAGTCTTCACTGTTTATCTATGAAACTAACTGTGGAATATTTCAAATCTCCTTATCTGGATCTGGAGCGTTCTCAGGCTGATAAATATTCAGATCCCCTATTGCATCACTATGTTATATTCTCCAATAATGTGCTCGCTTCATCAGTTGTAATAAACTCAACAGTTATGCATTCAAAA GAGAGTGAGAGTCAGGTTTTCCATGTGCTGACTGATGAACAGAATTACTTTGCAATGAAACTATGGTTCTTCAGAAACGCTTTTAAAGAAGCCACTGTTCAAGTGTTGAACATTGAAAAATTCAGTCTGGACTACTATGACAAGGCAACTCTTTCACATCTGTTATTGCCTGTGGAGTTTCGAGTTTCTTTCCTTAATGTTGATGATTCATCAACCCAAGAAAGAACACAATACTTATCAGTTTTTTCTGATGTGCACTATCTTCTACCTGAGATATTTCAGAGTTTAGAGAAGGTTGTGGTTCTGGATGATGATGTTGTTGTACAGAAAGACTTGTCAGTACTGTGGAACCTTGACATGGGAGGCAAAGTAAACGGTGCTGTGCAATTCTGCTCTGTGACATTGGGTCTGCTGAAGAGTTATTTGGGTGAAaagaatttcaataaaaattcttgtgCTTGGATGTCTGGATTGAATTTAGTTGATCTGGCAAGGTGGAGAGAGCTGGATCTTACTAAAACTTACAGGAAGATGGCAAGAGAG CAGGTGAGCGTTGGAGAGGAATCAATTGAAGCTGCTGCTCTGCCCGCAAGTTTGCTCACCTTTCAGGACCTAATTTATGCTCTTGATGGTGTAGGGGCGTTGTCAGGACTTGGTCACGATTATGGTCTTGATGTCCACAACATCAAGCAAGCTGCAGTTTTGCACTATAACGGAAACATGAAACCTTGGCTGGAGCTGGGAATTCCAAGATACAAGCAATACTGGAAGAAGTTTTTGAATCCAGAAGATCAATTTTTTAGTGAATGCAATGTCCATGCATAA